The region AAACCTACACAGATATATGCAGAGGGGCTGTTGGAGGATTCTGTAGCTGGGAGTGGCGTGAAAATGCAACAACAGGCTCTCGTAACGACCACAAAcgactagactcgctggcccttggctaatgggtcggaccctttagtcgcccGGTTTTAACGTAGCCACCTGTGGTAcgggagagccgggttcgcgtcccggctgcggcggttcccggctgcccccgaattcgctacgctaTGAATATTAATTGGTTGATATTGGCTTGAGTGGGTGCTGGTGGTTGGTGGGAGTGgggaccttgggggtcgtcccgggtcgtcctctgcgtggagtttcctcccacggtccaaagacgtgtaggtcaggtgactcggccgtactatattgtccctaggtgtgtgtgtatgtgtgtgtgtgtgtgtgtgtgtgtgtgtgtgtgtgtgtgtgttggccctgtgatggactggcgacctgtccagggtgtctccccacccgccgcccagtgactgctggggtaggctccagcatccctgcgacccgaattggataatggatggatggatggacggacggacgggtgGTGCTGAACAAGAGTGGTGTTAAATGCAATTAAATCTACAAAGCCAGTATGAATGTATTGATAGTAGCTACACCTCCTCTTATTGATGTGATTATTCATTATTGATTATTACTGACGTTCAGGGAGAAGGAGGCAGTTTTGGGCTGTGAGAGAAAAATCCCATTTCTTCATCATGTGCATGTCCTTCACCTTGTCCCCCCCTTTGACTGGCTCTAAaccctgtgtctctctccccccaccccaccccacccccccgccccgaCAGGTACACCTCATTGGGCAGTATGGACAACACGAATCGAAACACGTCCCTCCAGACGGTGGACGGAAGGGGCACGAGGCGCTACAAGCCGGCCTACCTGCTGGAGAACGAGGAAGAGGAGCGCAATTCCCGTGCCTGACGACGCCGCTTCCCGCTCTTCCACCCGCTGCCGTTTAGGGcgcgggggtttttttttttttttttgccttttgccAGACACGGAGGACCGTCTCAACCTGCCACCCAGCGACTAGTGGACCCTGTAAAGCTGACGGACGTCATTCTCTCCCAACATGTAGCTCAATGATGCGACTGTCGCTTTTGACGCAGAGATCACGAATGAAATGTGTGTTAAGgtgtgtatactgtgtgtgtgtgtgtgtgtgtgtgtgtgtgtgcgtgtgtatacatGTGAGTCCAGTCGAGAGTTGCGGCTCTCTGTGGTGATTAATAAAACTTCCCTCTTCCAACGCGCTCCGCGGTTATAATTTTAAAATGCGTCTTAGCAGTCGCAGGACTTTATTGCGTTTTGCCGTTCACACGAGGCCGTTTCTTCTTCGTTGCGAACCCGCCGCTGGATACGCAGCGGGCTTTTCATCACAGCGCGGTTTAAAAAGCACGAGTCGTcaagtgaaggggggggggggggctcaacctCAGCCTGTGGAGGCATAAGTGTAACGCATAGTCGCCGACAAAGTCGTTTAAGTCGGTGCTTTTTTTAAATCCGGCCCCGGAGACTGCTGGGTTTCTATCCggcccattatccgaaccgcttatccggctctcagggcggcggggatgctggagcctcctatcccagcagccactgggcggcgggcggggggggagacaccctggacaggccgccaggccatcacacagggcccgcacacacacacacacacacaccgagggacaattcagcatggccgagtcacctgacctacaggtctttggaccgtgggaggaaaccggacccagacacccagacacggggggaacatgcaaactccacacacgggacgacccccaaggttggactaccccggggctcgaacccaggaccttctgggtGTGAGGTGGCCACGCTAACCACCGTCCGCCCCGGGTTTTCTCTCCTTCCAGGTAATTTTAACTGCATGCACGTGTTGTTCCAGTTGTTGCAGGTGGTAATCAGGTGTCGGACCCGGAGCGACGTGTTGGTCCTCAGCCACCAGGGCTGGGAAAGACCGAATGACAAGAAGGGTCATGTTTATTTCCCTTCCGAGGTTCCGTGACCTTCTTAAAGTCGACTATGGACAACATGAGCACAGACGCCGGTGCCAGGACAAGTCAGGGGCATCTCCTCAAACGGCCCCCAGTCTTCCTCTCAAACACGGCCCCCCGGTCTTCCTCTCAAGCACCGCCCCCCGGTCTTCCTCTCAAGCACCGCCCCCCGGTCTTCCTCTCAAACACGGCCCCCCGGTCTTCCTCTCAAACACGGCCCCCCGGTCTCTCAAACACGGCGCCCCGGTCTACCTCTCAAGCACGGCCCCCCGGTCTTCCTCTCAAGCACGGCCCCCCGGTCTTCCTCTCAAGCACGGCCCCCCGGTCTCAAGCACCGCCCCCCAGTCTTCCTCTCAAGCACGGCCCCCGGTCTTCCTCTCAAGCACGGCCCCCCGGTCTTCCTCTCAAGCACTGCCCCCGGTCTTCCTCTCAAGCACGGCCCCCCGGTCTTCCTCTCAAGCACGGCCCCCCGGTCTTCCTCTCAAGCACGGCCCCCCGGTCTCAAGCATGGCCCCCCGGTCTTCCTCTCAAGCACGGCCCCCCGGTCTTCCTCTCAAGCACTGCCCCCGGTCTTCCTCTCAAGCACTGCCCCCGGTCTTCCTCTCAAGCACTGCCCcccggtcttcctctcaagtactgccccccggtcttcctctcaagcactgcccccggtcttcctctcaagcactgcccccggtcttcctctcaagcactgccccccggtcttcctctcaagcactgccccccggtcttcctctcaagcactgcccccggtcttcctctcaagcactgccccccggtcttcctctcaagtactgcccccggtcttcctctcaagtactgccccccggtcttcctctcaagcactgcccccggtcttcctctcaagcactgccccccggtcttcctctcaagtACGCCCCCCCGGTCTTCCTCTCAAGCACTGCCCCCGGTCTTCCTCTCAAGCACGGCCCCCCGGTCTTCCTCTCAAGCACGGCCCCCCGGTCTTCCTCTCAAGCACTGCCCCCGGTCTTCCTCTCAAGCACGGCCCCCCGGTCTTCCTCTCAAGCACGGCCCCCCGGTCTTCCTCTCAAGCACGGCCCCCCGGTCTCAAGCATGGCCCCCCGGTCTTCCTCTCAAGCACGGCCCCCCGGTCTTCCTCTCAAGCACGGCCCCCCGGTCTCAAGCATGGCCCCCCGGTCTTCCTCTCAAGCACGGCCCCCCGGTCTCAAGCACCGCCCCCCAGTCTTCCTCTCAAGCACGGCCCCCGGTCTTCCTCTCAAGCACGGACCCCCGGTCTTCCTCTCAAGCACGGCCCCCCGATCTCTCAAGCACGGACCCCCGGTCTTCCTCTCAAGCACGGCCCCCCGATCTCTCAAGCACGGCCCCCGGTCTTCCTCTCAAGCACGGACCCCCGGTCTTCCTCTCAAGCACGGCCCCCCGATCTCTCAAGCACGGACCCCCGGTCTTCCTCTCAAGCACGGCCCCCCGATCTCTCAAGCACGGACCCCCGGTCTCAAGCACAGCCCCCCGGTCTTCCTCTCAAGCACGGACCCCCGGTCTCAAGCACGGCCCCCCGATCTCTCAAGCACGGACCCCCGGTCTTCCTCTCAAGCACGGACCCCtggtcttcctctcaagcacGGCCCCCCGGTCTTCCTCTCAAGCACCGCCCCCCCGGTCTTCCTCTCAAGCACCGCCCCCCCGGTCTTCCTCTCAAGCACCGCCCCCCCGGTCTTCCTCTCAAGCACCGCCCCCCGGAGCGCCCACCTCGACACCGCGGCAGACGTCTCACCAAACCGCGCATCCTCAACCAGCCGCAAGGGCTGGCGAGGTGACGTCAGCCGGCGTAGCCGCGCGCGCGCATGGCTCCCGGCGGCGCGTGGCTGAGCGCCTCCGGCTGCGAGCTGCACCCTCCGCCCCCGGGATGCTGCAGTTCGCCCGGTCGACCTCACGGGCGCGTTGTTTTCACGTCTTTGTGTACACACGCTCACGCGGCGATTACCATAAATCACCTTCTCCGTCTGCAGACGCGACTGAATCCCAGACCAtcgatctcctcctcctcctcctcctcctcctcctcctcgccggGAGATTAGTCAACACCGTGCGGCGTGGATCGATCAGGGCCCATCTAATAAAGCGGGGTCGCTTACGAGGCCACCGCGGGCCACGGTTACACCACCAattacccctccctccctccctccctccctccctccctcccttccaccaccccccccccgcccgctcgCTTGCTTGATTTATCATTAATAACAGCAATAAGAGACGCAACAGAAAGAGGCTTTGTTATAATGACGGAATGTAATCATGATGAAATGGAAAAGACGACAGGAAGCCGAGGAGTTCGGGCGGAGGGCCTCTAAGACGTGCTCCGctttatccatccacccgtcaCCCCGGACCGCTTGTCCTGCCCTCAGGgtggaggggatgctggagcctatcccggcagtccctgggcggcaggcggggaggcgccctggacaggccaccacagggccaccacagggcccatgaggttggactaccccggggctcgaaccctggaccttcttgctgtgaggcgacagtgccgcGCCAGTTTATTTCCCCCCCCTGGCACATAAAGATAACCCAGGTGTTTACTGATGGGACCGGTGTAGAGTCACAGTGTAAGCTGCagtttgacgggggggggggggctcgtctcTCTTCACGAATCTGGAGCAGCTGGTTCAACACGGGGGTTGCTCGTATAGAAAAAAGAGGCACGTTTTTCTCTGGGAAACAGGAAAGCCATCCCATAATCGATCATTACGATCACGGAGATGTTCTGCGTTCCCGCCGCCTTCTGTTCCAACCGGAACAACTTGAAGCAGTTCATCACTCTGCCTCTCACTTCAGTTCTGGGGACACATTTCACACTCACCATGGTGGAAACAGTATGAAGACAGTGGGATGGACCTCCTTAACAAACAGAAGAGACGTGCGTTCCCTACTGTTTCATTTGAAaagctgccccccctccccccgaatctCCCCCGGCACCTTGTCTTTTCTTGCTTTTGAACCCAGACAGCACCGAGGCATTAGGAAGGACGGTGAGGCCACAACACTGCGAGCCTTTGGGATGTTTAAAATCCTTGATCGCTGACGCAGATTGTTCCTGATGGTCTGTCTTCGTATATTCACAGAATCGTGTTTGGACTGGACCAGCTGTTCTGTGGAGGCTGTTCTCAGGTCCATCCTGACAAACAGAGATCAATGAATGAATGAGGAAGAGGGACATGCCAGAAGTTGTCTTGTTAAGatgttttatctatctatctatctatctatctatctatctatctatctatctatctatctatctatctatctatctatctatctatctatctatctatctatctatctatctatctatctatctgtctgtctgtctgtctgtctgtctatctatctgtctatctatctatctatctatctatctatctatctatctgtctatctgtctgtctgtctgtctgtctgtctgtctgtctgtctatttccaTCCTTCCATCATCCATTTATCGATATCTAAAATTATatatgaagacagacagacagacagacagacagacagacagacagagatagacagagatagatggatggatagatagatagatagatagatagatagacagacagacagatatatagatagacagacagacagacagacagacagacagacaggcagatagatagagacagacagacagacagacagacagatagagacagatagatagatacagacagacagacagatagatagatagatagatagatagatagatagatagatagatagatagatagatagatagatagatagatagagacagacagacagacagacagacagacagatagatagcagTATGATTGAGACATGTCCTCCATCTTTAGTCTATGAAAGCCTAAATACATGAGGAGCAGGGTTTACTGGTGGTTTCTGTTTACGGTCCCTCTGGAGTTTCTGCTCAGCTTCTGTTCCTGCGTTTCAGACTGATGTCACGATGAAGGGTCAGAAACCCGCGATGGCAAAACCGCCTATCAGAGTGCCTCTCTCCAAATTTCCTCGGCGGGGCCCACTTAGGACACGTTATGCCCGGCTGGCCGCGGATGTGGCACGACTTTGTGAGCGCCCCTCGCGGACTCGGCACAACTTTGGACCGCACGAGGTATAGAAACATCTGAAAGACTCTGATATGGGATTGAACACTCTCGTTTGAGATTCCCCGGATGCGAGTCCGTCTCGGTGAATGCgaccgtctcccccccccccccccccctcaaaaggaATACGTTCCTAATCCAATTCCACACCGGTTCCTGCAGTGTAAAACGAGACCTGAAGCAGCATGAGACAGCAATTCAGGCGGTGTCCTGGGAGGGGTGCTTAACACAGAGGATGAATAGACGCTCAGTTTGTCAGAGAGATCGTCAGGAGAGAAGGGGGACCTTTTGAGTCAATGCAAATTACCCGCCCATCTGCATGTAAAGCCAACCAACCAGAACATGCGAAATAGGATGTTCGGTATCAAAGTGTCACACATTAAGAGTCGATTGGAAGTGAGAAGAGACGGCGGAGGAGGAGGgcgggcggaggaggaggagggaggcggCGGAGCCGGCTGTCATGTGAAGTGTGACTGAGCGAGGCCGTTTGCGTCTCGGTGCTGGTGTGTTCACATAAAAGGCGTCCTCGTAATCctttggtttgtcaccaagtccctCGGTGTGGCAACACAGCAaggcctcccccccctcccctcccctcccccgctcGTGTCCCAACACGTCTTTCGTAGTCCGCTTTAATGTAAAGGCCCGCGGCCCATGAAGCCAAGGCCGTCGTGATAAGAAACGGACGGCGAGAAATTGCACCTGAACACTTCCGCTTACGCGCTTATTGCACCCAGTGCACAGAATACGACCCTACCAAGAGATGCTGATAACTGCACCACAACAAGACAAGAAGAACGGCAAGTACGAGTTACGACTTGCGGTGTGCGTCAGGCTGGCCCTGAGAGATCTGAGATACcttattaatccccgtagggaagttacactctgcatttaacccgtgctagctgtgtagctaggagcagcgggcggccgccgtgcagcgcccgggggaccgACTCcggctcgtcttgccatgccttgctcaggggcgcagacaggagtattaaccctagcatgcgtgtctttttgatggtgggggaaaccggagcacccggggaaaacccgccgcagacacggggagaacacgcaaactccacacacagcacgacctgggatgacccccaaggttggacaaccccggggttcgaacccagcaccctcttgctgtgaggcgacagcgctaaccactgggccaccacacTGGGTTGGGTTATTGTTGTGCAAGACTTTCGAAATTAATGGGCGTCGAATGACACACTGTGGTATTGGACGTCGAATGACAAACGAAACAAGAATGACAAGAAGCTGCCATCAACTCATAGACAGACATCAAACCAACGGATACGTGTTTCTCCGTTTACACAACGGGTCCGAATCTGTGTTTGCCTACGGCGCAGAATGTATACACACCTGGTGAGCACACCGCAGGGATAATTAAGATGTTTTCTGTTTGGCCGTAACTACTGTGTAAATGTGCCCATACAGAGCAAGGAAGAAAAGAAATGAAGGAAAACTCGTGAGATGAGAACCACTGTAATTGAGAGAGAACAACAAAGTAAGGCTAAAATTAAATCGAAGCCGTGCCCGGAAATGAATCACAGAAATACAATGAAATAATACACCCATACATCACGGCTGTGATAATGACACTCCTCACTGCTGCACCAATGACTAAGCCGTCTCGTGCCTCACAGAAAGAGGGGGGTGACAGCATGAAGCCATTGTTCGGCACGCTAATGCTGCCGATGTTCTGTGCAGTGGCATCTCATGATATGATGCCTTGGAGACGGGTGTGTCGATGGAAATGTCATTCACCCGGGTTACAACGTTTCCGCTTCACGCTGTGCAACCGGTGGAGCATCTTTGGCATCTTTCCAGTGACTTGACAAAAGATTTGCAAAGCATAAATCAAACAAGTTTCGGGTTTTTAATGTTTTCACTTTGCTTTGGGGTTCAAAATTGGGAGTTCAAAATTCATCACCCACAGCTTTAAAGATCCCATTAACTCTGAAAACCGTTTTCAGTAAGGACGGCCTCAGCGTATGTGGATGAGCTGTTTTTGTATGtgacaacaaaaatacctgtaaGCCTTTgttgtaatccagtgagtcaagtaaattctttatgagacagtacaagcctgtggagttcaagtatctcggggtcttgttcacgagtgagggtaggatggagtgggagactgacaggcagattggtgcagcatcagcagtaatgtggatgctgtaccggaccgttgtggtgaagagggagctgagccggaaggcaaagctctcaatttaccagtcaatcttcattccaaccctcacctatggtcatgagctttgggtagtgaccgaaagggtgagatcacggatacaagcggctgaaatgagtttcctccgtagagatagggtgaggagctcggacatctggagggagctcggagtagagccactactccttcacatcaaaaggagccagctgaggtggttcgggcactgattaggatgccacctgggcgccttcctttggaggttttcagggcacgtccaactggggggagaacccggggtagacccagaactcgtcggagggactacatgtccagtctggcctgggaacaccttgggatcccccaggaggagctggagggcattgctggggagagggacatctggagtgccctacttagcttgctgccaccgcgaccccaccccggagaagctgctgatgatgacatgagatgagatgagatgattattatgaaaatgaactggcacttcGGTCTGTGATTTATTTTAAGTAGCATGGGTCATCctaaaggttgccgacccctgaatTGTACTCTTACACACGGACGGGGCCAGGTGGGGGCACCTGCGCCCACTGGAATCTGATTAGCTACTCCTGGTCCCCCACCTTACCAGGTATGTAACATGATATGTAATTAGCTTGTCAGCATTAAGGAAAGAAACACATTTAGCCCAATGAGAAAAGATCTAAAATGaattggagggagggggggcaatcGTTGCATGGCTAAGGTGACTCGTTCAATGGGTAAATTAATCAAAATTAGCTAGCCAACTTGACATTGTCACACTGAATTGTACAATTTGTTTTTTCTGGTCACCTCACGTAGCAATACCACCAGTATCCACTAGATGGCAACCCAATGCATTGGTTGTTCCTTGGGCTACATACCGTACAGTATTTGTTGACAGCTACATCCAGGAGTTCATTGTAAATATCATGAATAAAATTATTTTGGCTCTAGAATGAAAAATCCACTGTGGCCATCAACAGATAAATTGTCATCTATCAGTTTGCCCTCACAAATACCTTTGAATGTGAAGAGAGACGTGCTTTACCATTAATCAGATAAAATTGAGTGAGTTCTTCCCCCTCGCAATAATCTGATTCAGTCTTCATCAGTTAACCTTGCTTTCATCAGAAAACAAGGCTAGCTCGAACACTCCACAAAACGTCACACAGTCGATAAGACGGGCTGGAATGTGGCAGTTCTTGCTCACCTCATCCTTATGACGACACATAGCGATCCTGTAGCTCTCGTC is a window of Lampris incognitus isolate fLamInc1 chromosome 9, fLamInc1.hap2, whole genome shotgun sequence DNA encoding:
- the LOC130118602 gene encoding uncharacterized protein LOC130118602 translates to MFISLPRFRDLLKVDYGQHEHRRRCQDKSGASPQTAPSLPLKHGPPVFLSSTAPRSSSQAPPPGLPLKHGPPVFLSNTAPRSLKHGAPVYLSSTAPRSSSQARPPGLPLKHGPPVSSTAPQSSSQARPPVFLSSTAPRSSSQALPPVFLSSTAPRSSSQARPPGLPLKHGPPVSSMAPRSSSQARPPGLPLKHCPRSSSQALPPVFLSSTAPRSSSQHCPRSSSQARPPGLPLKHGPPVFLSSTAPGLPLKHGPPVFLSSTAPRSSSQARPPGLKHGPPVFLSSTAPRSSSQARPPGLKHGPPVFLSSTAPRSQAPPPSLPLKHGPRSSSQARTPGLPLKHGPPISQARTPGLPLKHGPPISQARPPVFLSSTDPRSSSQARPPDLSSTDPRSSSQARPPDLSSTDPRSQAQPPGLPLKHGPPVSSTAPRSLKHGPPVFLSSTDPWSSSQARPPGLPLKHRPPGLPLKHRPPGLPLKHRPPGLPLKHRPPERPPRHRGRRLTKPRILNQPQGLAR